DNA sequence from the Pedobacter schmidteae genome:
TTCAGGAACAAAGTATTCCTGTGCTGTTAGAGGGCAATAACGATTTTGTTGGTTTGGCCCAAACAGGAACAGGAAAAACAGCCGCATTTGGTTTGCCGCTGTTAGAATTGATAGACTTCAAGATTAATAAGCCTCAGGCATTGGTTTTATGCCCAACCAGAGAGCTATGCTTGCAGATTACTAGCGACATCAAGAATTTCTCAAAAAACATCAGTGGTGCAAATGTAGTGGCCGTTTACGGTGGCGCAAACATTATGCAACAGCTGCGTGAAATTAGAATCGGTGTACAAATTGTAGTGGCTACACCGGGCCGTATGTTGGACATTATTGGCCGTAAGGCTATAGATTTCAGTAACGTGAAATATGTAGTACTTGACGAGGCTGACGAAATGTTGAACATGGGCTTCCAGGAAGACATTAATGATATTTTGTCTACTACGCCTGACGATAAAAAAACATGGTTATTCTCGGCAACAATGCCTCCTGAGGTAAGAAGAATAGCAAGAAACTACATGGACTCGCCAGTTGAGTTGACCATGGGTACTAAAAACACGGGTAACGTAAATATCGACCACGAATACTATGTAGTACGTGCAAGAGATAAATACGCTGCTTTAAAACGTATTGTGGATTTCAATCCGGAAATTTTTGCAGTAGTTTTCTGTAAAACAAAATTGGATACACAAGACGTGGCCGAGCACTTAATTAAAGACGGCTACAATGCTGATGCTTTGCATGGCGATTTATCACAACAACAACGTGATAAGGTAATGCAACGTTTCCGCGACCGCAACATGCAGTTGTTAATTGCTACTGATGTTGCTGCCCGTGGTATTGACGTAAACAACGTAACGCACGTAATCAACTACTCTTTACCTGACGAAATTGAAAGTTATACCCACCGTAGTGGCCGTACCGGTCGTGCCGGTAAAACGGGTGTTTCTATCTGTATTGTAAACTCAAAAGAGTTAGGCAAAATCCGTCAGATTGAAAGAATCATTGGAAAGCAGTTTACAAAAGCGACACTTCCGACAGGTTTTGACGTTTGCGAAAAGCAATTATTTGCCCTTGTACACAAAGTACACAATGTAGAAGTGAATGAAAGCCAGATTGAGCAGTATATGCCGCGCATTATGGACGAGTTTGCTGAGTTGAGCAAAGATGAAGTGATCAAACGTTTTGCTTCTTTAGAGTTTAACCGCTTTTTAGAATATTACAAAAATGCACCTGATCTGAATTCTTCAGATGAGCGTGGAGAACGTGGCGAGCGCGGAGAGCGTGGCGACAGAGGCCCAAGAACAAGCGATGGCTATACCCGTCTGTTCATTAACCTGGGTTCTGTTGATGACTTTACAAGAGGTGATTTATTATCTTTTGTTTGCAACAACGGT
Encoded proteins:
- a CDS encoding DEAD/DEAH box helicase; amino-acid sequence: MINPFSKLGISDDVVNAVKDLGFENPTPIQEQSIPVLLEGNNDFVGLAQTGTGKTAAFGLPLLELIDFKINKPQALVLCPTRELCLQITSDIKNFSKNISGANVVAVYGGANIMQQLREIRIGVQIVVATPGRMLDIIGRKAIDFSNVKYVVLDEADEMLNMGFQEDINDILSTTPDDKKTWLFSATMPPEVRRIARNYMDSPVELTMGTKNTGNVNIDHEYYVVRARDKYAALKRIVDFNPEIFAVVFCKTKLDTQDVAEHLIKDGYNADALHGDLSQQQRDKVMQRFRDRNMQLLIATDVAARGIDVNNVTHVINYSLPDEIESYTHRSGRTGRAGKTGVSICIVNSKELGKIRQIERIIGKQFTKATLPTGFDVCEKQLFALVHKVHNVEVNESQIEQYMPRIMDEFAELSKDEVIKRFASLEFNRFLEYYKNAPDLNSSDERGERGERGERGDRGPRTSDGYTRLFINLGSVDDFTRGDLLSFVCNNGKISGKGIGKIDLKGVYSFFEVENAAVESLLNNFKGVEFNNRGVRIEKTADGEGGGGRSRGGFGGGNRREGGGYGGGRRDGGERRSYGGGGRRDGGERRNGGGGFRDFSGRSREDRGGNGGDRRRRS